In Lysinibacillus sp. 2017, the DNA window AATCTTCCAGTTTTGCTGTTCCAGTTTCCGTAATAATCGATTGATCATTTAATGTAACATTTTTTACAGTTACATTTACAAAATCAAGCCATCCTTCAGTACCAGTTGTAGGGGCTTTTACAAATAAATGATTAATTGTTTTGGCTGCATCACTGTGAATTACTAACGCCTGTGCTAAATCTGCCTCGAAATTTGTTACGTTTGCTTCTAAACGAAGATAAGATACATTTTTAGTAACAACTAATCGATTTACTTCGGTACCATTTGTTAATAAATCTATATTATTATTTGCAATAGTAATTTTGCTGAAAGGGGTACCTTCTATATCAACTATCGTATCTTTTCGGTTTACAGTTAAGCTTTGATCCTTATATGTACCATCTGCAAATGTAATGGTCATTTTTGTTTCATTAGCAAATAGAAAGTTATTTGCAACACTTGCCACTTTTTTACCTGCTAGTCGTTGAGCAACTGATGTATTTTCATTAATAATTACATTTGTGCTTGTCACGTTATTAACGATGACATTAGAGACAGTTGACGAGATCGTTAAAGAGTCTCCGGCTGCTCCCGAAATGATTTCAAAACTACCAGTAGCAGTAATATTAGCCGATACGTTATTGAATGATAGTTCTGAGGCACTTGTTGAAACAATTAAGTTTTCGACATTAGTCATGTTTTCAATCGTTGAAGCATTGTTCAAGGTAAGTGTTTCGATTTCGATACCGCCTAAACTATCTCCGTCAAATTTAGTATTTGCATTAATGGTAGCAGCGTTTATTGCAGTTACTTCGCCGTTCTCAATATCCATTTTTACATTCGAAAGTAAAGCACTGTTATTACTAAAGAAAGTCTGAATATTATAAGAAATCTTATAGGAAATAGTTTCATTTGTTTCACTGTCAGTTAATTGAATTGTATCGCCAACTACATCGATATTTTGAGCATCTACTGTATCACTTGTAGGTGGAGTGTTACCACTATTAGTGTTTTCACCATCAGTGCTGTCGCCATCCGTGTTACCGCTATCGGTGTTTTCACCATCAGTGTTGTCACCGTCTGTGTTACCGCTATCAGTGTTTTCACCATCAGTGCTGTCGCCGTCCGTGTTACCGCTATCGGTGTTTTCACCATCAGTGCTGTCACCGTCTGTGTTACCGCTATCAGTGTTTTCACCATCAGTGCTGTCGCCGTCTGTGTTACCGCTATCGGTGTTTTCACCCGTGTTGCCACCTTCAGTGATATCGCCATCCGTGTTATCATCGTCACTGTTTTCATCTAAATCAGGAATCGACCATTGTAACTCAGATGTTTTTCCGTTTTTCTCCACGATTAATTTAATTGTTTGATTTGGTTGAACTGGTATTTTTAATTCAATTTCAAATTGACCGTTCGTATCTACAATACCTTGTCCTAATAGAGTATCGCCATCAGCATAAATCAATACTGTGGCGCCAATATCAGAAATTACTGTAGTACCCAAAATTTGGTTTGATTTTGCATTAAATGTAATGTTCGCAGTGTTTAAACTTGTTGGTTCTTCAGCATTTCCACCAGTATCTCCGTTATTATCACTCAAATCATTGTCTTCGTTATTTTCAGTAGGGTCGGTAGTGTTTGTATCATTGTCTTCACTATTATTGTCAGGTACTGAAGGAGTTTTGTTTTCTTCAGTTTCTCCTGGAGAAGCTGTGTTTGTCTCTTCGTTATTTCCTGGTGTAGTAGTACCGTTGTTTCCTGTATTCCCAGGTGAAGGAACAGTGGAGTTTTCGCCACTATTATTGTTTGCGTTTGAAGAATTATTAGTTGTTGGTGTAATAAACTGGTTTACAGCATTTTGCCAAGTATATGTTTGTCCGTTAATAATGACATTATTAATTTGAATGGTTGAACTAGGATTGAATTCCTTAATGTTTTGATTAGCAAAATGTACGGATTTAATAATTGCTGTACCTGTTAATTTAACTAGGGAAGATAGAGATACGATATTAAAGTCCCCTTGTAAGTTTAAAATCGAAACATTTCCTGCTTGTAAATCTGTAATTGTAGAAGCTGTTTTTTGTAATGATGCAATAGCTCCAATGATTTGAACGATTTCAAAAGTAGAGCCGTTAATAATTAAATCAATTGAAGGAACGGTATTAGCCAAAGAAGCTACAGATTCTGATGCTGTTTGGGCTACTAATTTTTTTGCAGTTACATTTTCGATTTTAGATTGCGCATTTACTGCATAATGAATCGTCTCTGCAGTAACGTTTTTTACAGTTGTTACAGATGCAGAAAGCTTTAATTCATCAATAGTCGCGCTTTGACCATCAAAAGTGCTTCCATTTACTACTGAAAGGGAAGTTGCAGAAAAAATTTCATTGTTTTTGGCATTAAATGTGATTTTTGCATTTAGTAAAGCATTTTTATTTGTGTTTGCTAATAAAAATGCCATGTCTTTATGTACATTGTATTTTTTTCCATTAACTGTGATTGAATTTTTTTGGATTTGCTCAATTGTTCCCGTTACTGTTGATTCAAATGTTTGAATTGCTTGTTCAGCGCGAACGACAAATGATGCTAGTTGCCCTCGTGTCACATCTCCATTTAAATCAAATGTAGTGGCTGTTTTCCCAGTAGTAACTCCTGAAGAGAATAGGGCGTTTACATAATTGGCAAATGGATGATCAGCTGAAACATCCGTAAATGGTGCTTCGATTTCATCGTTTAAATTGAAACCAATTGCAATCATTTTTGCCATCTGTCCACGAGTAATCGTTTGTGTAGGCTTAAATGTATTATCACTATATCCAGAAATAATTCCTGCTTTTACTAATGCGGCGATATAAGGATAAAATTGATCGTTTACATTCACATCTGTGAAATTAGGATTTTCTAAACCATTTGTATCTAAATTAAGTATTTTCGCTATAATTTTTGCGGCTTGACCACGTGTAATTGCCACATTTGGTCGATACGTTTCATCTGGGTATCCATTGATGATGCCACGTTCTGATAAATTTAAAATATCATTGTAATGAGCATTACTTGGATTCAAGTCACTAAATGTTGTTGATGCAGAGCTTGGTATTGCGATTGTGCTAATGCTACTAGTAACTAAAGCTGCTGAAATCGTTGCCTTAGCAATACGCTTTTTTGTTTTTGGCTTCATGGTATTCCTCCTTGTAGTTCTATACTAAAGTAATATCGGATTTTTTTTAGTAAATGTTACGATATACCTTTGAATATCCTTCAAACATTTTAGGACAATTGAATTAAAAAAGTGATTTGGTTATAGAAAGTTGGAAAATTTGACCGATATGATTATTAACTAAGTTCATTTTTAATAAGGAGGTTAAAGGGAATGCGCATCGGATCGCAAGGGGATTTAGCTATTCAAGCATCAAAACTTTCTACGCCTTCACCTAAAGAAGAGACAGTTAAGGTAGAAACAACGCAAATAGTAAAAGAGAGTGCTGGAAATACACAGCAAGTTAATGCACAAATGGTAAGTACACAAGCATTTGGCGAAGAACAAACAGGAGCTAGCGTAAAAGAAAAGCTTGATGAAGCTGTAAAATCTATAAATGAATTTTTAAAAACGCAACACAAGTCATCAAAATTTGTATTCCATGAGGGATTAGATAAATATTATGTGCAATTAGTAGATGCAGAAACAGATGAAGTAATTAAGGAAATCCCTCCAGAGAAATTATTAAATGCTTTTTATGAAATGAAAAAGCAGGCCGGGATGATTGTAGACGAAAAAATTTAATTTTAGGAGGAAATAATTATGGTATCACGTATTGGTGGACTAGCTTCGGGGATGGATATCGATAGTCTTGTAGAAAAATTAATGTCAGCAGAAAAGGCCCCTTTAAATAAGTTATATCAAAATAAACAAAAATATGAGTGGCAACGTGATGCATATCGTGACGTTAACAAAAAATTGAAATCTTTCGATGAATACATTCAAAAGAATATGATGTATAAAAAAGATTTTGCTAAAAAAACAGTTGTAAGTTCGAATAGTGCTGTATCTGCAACACCTACATCTGCTCAAAATGGACAAACATTAAATATTAACAATGTTACTCAAATAGCAAGAGCTGGAAATGCAACTGGTGGCGGTAAATTATCAGAAGATGATGTAGTTATTGCTGCAGGTTCTGCGGGTTCTACAAAGTTAAGTGAATTAAATGGTGGAGCAGGCGTTATTATATCTGGGCCAGTAAAATTATCAGTATTACAAACGGATGGTTCATATAAAGATGTAAACTTAAACTTCTCAGAAAACGATACAATTGACGATGTAATTTCTAAGTTGAAAAATGGTGAAGATGGCAAGGGTACAGGTTTAAATGCCTTCTATGATGAAGCTACAGGACGTATCTCAATGTCTACACGAGCAACAGGTGCAGGAAAAGAATTCGAATATACAGTTGTAGATGAAAACA includes these proteins:
- a CDS encoding flagellar protein FlaG, with the translated sequence MRIGSQGDLAIQASKLSTPSPKEETVKVETTQIVKESAGNTQQVNAQMVSTQAFGEEQTGASVKEKLDEAVKSINEFLKTQHKSSKFVFHEGLDKYYVQLVDAETDEVIKEIPPEKLLNAFYEMKKQAGMIVDEKI